A portion of the Malania oleifera isolate guangnan ecotype guangnan chromosome 3, ASM2987363v1, whole genome shotgun sequence genome contains these proteins:
- the LOC131152263 gene encoding transcription factor IBH1-like, translating into MAREGFFFSRNTTNNSALKARFTRRFLRYLARIKTSSPSSSSEQETMFCQRCRRIKSGAYSSMALVVGSKRAWSRAVIRKLRKRRGFAVRNVRVKVMENRTRRSLTSHSSSCSGGEVARLRKLVPGGKGMDFCDLLEETAHYIECLATQVQVMQSIADRSIPTISS; encoded by the coding sequence atGGCTCGCGAGGGTTTCTTTTTTTCCCGCAACACCACCAATAACTCAGCACTGAAAGCGAGGTTTACCCGCAGATTCCTTCGCTACCTGGCGAGGATAAAAACCTCCTCACCGTCCTCCTCCTCTGAACAAGAAACGATGTTCTGCCAGCGGTGTCGGAGAATAAAGTCTGGTGCATACTCCTCCATGGCTTTGGTGGTTGGGTCGAAGAGAGCATGGAGCCGAGCCGTTATCCGGAAGCTACGGAAAAGAAGAGGCTTTGCGGTGAGAAACGTAAGAGTAAAGGTTATGGAAAATAGGACGAGACGCTCCTTGACAAGTCATAGTAGCAGTTGCAGTGGCGGTGAAGTTGCGAGGCTTCGGAAGCTGGTACCGGGTGGGAAAGGAATGGATTTCTGTGACCTGTTGGAGGAAACAGCTCATTACATAGAATGTCTTGCTACTCAGGTTCAGGTCATGCAATCTATTGCTGATCGTTCGATCCCTACTATCTCCAGCTAG